CACTACCGCCGCTCGTACTACCTCGCCCCGGCGAGCGACGACGCCGCGCGTCCGTACGGCCTGCTGCTGCAGGCGATGGAGAAGGCCGGGCGCATCGGCATTGCGACGCTCGTCATGCGCAACAAGCAGTACCTCGCCGCGATCCGCCCGCACGACCGCGTGCTGGTGCTGGAGACCATGTACTTCGGTGACGAGGTCCGCGACCCCGCCGACGAACTGCCCTCGATCCCCCGCAAGGCGAAGTTCTCCGACAAGGACCTCAAGACCGCCATCGGGCTCATCGAGGCCCTCACCACCGAGTGGAAGCCGGAGAACTACGCCGACACCTACCGCGACCGAGTCCTGCAACTGGTGAAGGCCAAGGCCAAGGGCCGTGAGGTCGTCACGGACGACGACGCCGAGCCCGAGGCCGAGGTCCTCGACCTCATGGAGGCTCTCCGCCGCTCCGTCGACGCCGCCAAGTCCCGCAAGGGCGCCGGCAACACCGAAACCGGGAAACTGAAGACCCGTAAGGCCGAGGACGAGAAGCCGAAGAAGAAGACCGCGACCAAGAAGACGGCCGCGAAGAAGACCGCCGCGAAGGAGACCGCGGCGAAGAAGCCAGCGGCCAAGAAGACCGCCGCGAAGAAGGGTACGAAGCGGTCGGCCCGCAAGGCGTCGTGAATGGCGGCGTCGCGGGCGGGCAGTTCCTCGGCATGACTGCCACC
This genomic window from Sporichthya brevicatena contains:
- a CDS encoding Ku protein; protein product: MARAIWSGSIGFGLVNVPVGLYSATEDKTVHFNQFEKGTDDRVRNKRVNEDTGKEVKYSDIVKGYDLGDGRHVIVTPDELEEVEPGRSSTIEITDFVEAADIDPVHYRRSYYLAPASDDAARPYGLLLQAMEKAGRIGIATLVMRNKQYLAAIRPHDRVLVLETMYFGDEVRDPADELPSIPRKAKFSDKDLKTAIGLIEALTTEWKPENYADTYRDRVLQLVKAKAKGREVVTDDDAEPEAEVLDLMEALRRSVDAAKSRKGAGNTETGKLKTRKAEDEKPKKKTATKKTAAKKTAAKETAAKKPAAKKTAAKKGTKRSARKAS